A window of the Pseudoliparis swirei isolate HS2019 ecotype Mariana Trench chromosome 13, NWPU_hadal_v1, whole genome shotgun sequence genome harbors these coding sequences:
- the wbp2 gene encoding WW domain-binding protein 2 isoform X2 — MTLNQNHSVSGGVIINNSESVLMNYDNVELVFIDADSLPEAFRKSKKGGVYLTPYRVIFVAKGRDALQSFMMPFYLIKGCEIKQPVLGANYIKGTVNAEPAGGWEGSAAFKLIFAAGGAIEFGQYMLQVAAQASRGQPVTAGFGGCPYMANGAYAYPPPPANGMYPAGPPPGYSYPNPPPPGVFYPNPPAFDASASYIPPPPYSAPLGQQPPHDPDLPSSAAAEAKAAEAAASAGGATLPPPHVYLPQDKPPPYSPPEDKKNQ, encoded by the exons ATGACTCTGAACCAGAACCACTCGGTGTCCGGCGGAGTCATCATCAACAACAGCGAAAG TGTGTTGATGAACTATGACAACGTGGAGCTCGTCTTCATCGATGCGGACAGTCTGCCCGAAGCCTTCAGGAAGAGCAAGAAGGGCGGCGTCTACCTCACTCCATACAGG gtgATCTTTGTGGCTAAAGGGCGGGACGCGCTGCAGTCCTTCATGATGCCCTTCTACCTAATAAAGGGCTGTGAGATCAAGCAACCTGTGTTGGGAGCCAATTACATCAAGGGTACCGTCAACGCCGAGcccgcag GTGGCTGGGAGGGCAGTGCTGCGTTCAAGCTCATCTTTGCCGCCGGGGGAGCGATAGAGTTCGGCCAGTACATGCTGCAGGTCGCGGCTCAGG CCTCAAGAGGGCAACCAGTGACCGCTGGATTTGGCGGATGCCCCTACATGGCCAACGGGGCCTACGCTtaccctcctccccctgctaACGGGATGTACCCGGCTGGACCTCCACCCGGCTACTCCTACCCcaaccctcctccaccag GTGTATTCTACCCCAACCCTCCAGCGTTTGACGCGTCTGCGTCCTACATACCTCCGCCTCCTTACTCTGCTCCTCTCGGCCAGCAGCCCCCACATGACCCGGACCTCCCCTCCtcggcagcag cGGAGGCCAAAGCAGCCGAGGCAGCAGCGAGCGCCGGCGGTGCCACGCTGCCTCCTCCACACGTGTACCTGCCCCAG GACAAGCCTCCTCCCTACTCCCCTCCAGAGGACAAGAAGAACCAGTAG
- the wbp2 gene encoding WW domain-binding protein 2 isoform X1 has product MTLNQNHSVSGGVIINNSESVLMNYDNVELVFIDADSLPEAFRKSKKGGVYLTPYRVIFVAKGRDALQSFMMPFYLIKGCEIKQPVLGANYIKGTVNAEPAGGWEGSAAFKLIFAAGGAIEFGQYMLQVAAQASRGQPVTAGFGGCPYMANGAYAYPPPPANGMYPAGPPPGYSYPNPPPPGVFYPNPPAFDASASYIPPPPYSAPLGQQPPHDPDLPSSAAAEAKAAEAAASAGGATLPPPHVYLPQVVQRGVAAELVTGSVTSAAVSGSYRLLPTAVGTTWSQAATPKDHSIVYLWHRNLPSEHQAAC; this is encoded by the exons ATGACTCTGAACCAGAACCACTCGGTGTCCGGCGGAGTCATCATCAACAACAGCGAAAG TGTGTTGATGAACTATGACAACGTGGAGCTCGTCTTCATCGATGCGGACAGTCTGCCCGAAGCCTTCAGGAAGAGCAAGAAGGGCGGCGTCTACCTCACTCCATACAGG gtgATCTTTGTGGCTAAAGGGCGGGACGCGCTGCAGTCCTTCATGATGCCCTTCTACCTAATAAAGGGCTGTGAGATCAAGCAACCTGTGTTGGGAGCCAATTACATCAAGGGTACCGTCAACGCCGAGcccgcag GTGGCTGGGAGGGCAGTGCTGCGTTCAAGCTCATCTTTGCCGCCGGGGGAGCGATAGAGTTCGGCCAGTACATGCTGCAGGTCGCGGCTCAGG CCTCAAGAGGGCAACCAGTGACCGCTGGATTTGGCGGATGCCCCTACATGGCCAACGGGGCCTACGCTtaccctcctccccctgctaACGGGATGTACCCGGCTGGACCTCCACCCGGCTACTCCTACCCcaaccctcctccaccag GTGTATTCTACCCCAACCCTCCAGCGTTTGACGCGTCTGCGTCCTACATACCTCCGCCTCCTTACTCTGCTCCTCTCGGCCAGCAGCCCCCACATGACCCGGACCTCCCCTCCtcggcagcag cGGAGGCCAAAGCAGCCGAGGCAGCAGCGAGCGCCGGCGGTGCCACGCTGCCTCCTCCACACGTGTACCTGCCCCAG GTGGTGCAGCGAGGCGTGGCAGCTGAGCTGGTAACAGGAAGTGTCACCTCAGCTGCCGTGAGCGGCTCCTACCGACTCCTACCGACTGCAGTGGGAACAACCTGGAGCCAGGCAGCCACACCTAAAGATCACTCTATCGTCTATTTATGGCACCGGAACTTACCAAGTGAACATCAGGCTGCATGTTAA
- the unc13d gene encoding protein unc-13 homolog D isoform X1 — protein MSSQSEPTGPPDNLLQTPHQEHGLSRCRQLSPGHARKLGLTRKTRVRRDFKEDEDPEEKAKRHKELELKPLYQELLYTIAHKMGQPSSSEVFADRQLHQYIQETFTMTESEHSGLTERVQSTEPPVYCLMATVKEAKEILGKDISGFSDPYCLLTIMEDEKESQTRRSRAKPSKSIVKEAVSNDKIFQSDIKKKTLNPVWNQTFVLEFEDIAGASFHLEMWDKDEEVSLTQKLEEFKSNFSSLKRMIKEAKKEKGTDDFLGKVVIKLKDLHCTEDNWYNLEPRTETYPDRGQCHLKLKFIHKARDMTLSAGRSAYINYCGILQQFVQAYISKQQSAAPWKGALCGEAQTLLELYATQNDLSPFLQDLAKWVAFSKLYQSLEVDSSVLFQQLTSVEYHWHQQQLPHQQKQELGDSLHGFLQYGLCLVAKYRDVFPPTASATPKLHTLLRILVQICKTQAFQKLNPAQFELHDEVSDAIQTGTQDWFSIKKGLHQPMTKDPSEMVSALSRLIGEVQEDIKHNKVAWNRVFVSAVQVDVFTVVYQQLDSLIAKEVRENLSRIEGRMEQALANSLFPVYLSLQSIHKDKAFLQKRGSLELTNFQEGFREALPYWLNQAFSTTQDRVERAVQVDQLQPLQSGAVPIKHSSSAVDLVACVQPICELWEQLCWPDPEEAFMLMVKITEDVCKIVVNYCHTLKERVRVLSQNSDHGRAINMLCVVVNDLEHLRLMLTRLPAQLNWAGLRHRTQTVIGESQFHNTLPSQLQQVQGVLGREIRSALDTLGKKLNTDIETHVRNMSTRRRIPSKSSEDAADPLMRYLEQELQYMNENLVQENFNSLLTPLWNNSVKILHQVATQHPQQEGLMVFCQRLLYTLQCLEQCFLAEGNGLPSNTLHSDEYKALKAYLTHNSLSSWQLVEKFLERKIWEQNVNSSERYGAVTLLASYSRSDQRLRVEVLNAVNLLPMDFNGLSDPFVQLCLEPQHTFPELEPRCTRIWSRDLNPLFEEAFEFLVSLGQCQAPGACLVLTVMDHDILMTDDFEGEAFLALKAIPGVAGELKGDGLSSQPEAVPAQIRLPLMHPKPNEDTILTLLESRKGERGAQAYVKKRRQREKQSKEGSQP, from the exons ATGTCGAGTCAAAGCGAGCCCACCGGCCCGCCAGACAATCTACTGCAAACACCACACCAG GAACATGGCTTATCGAGATGCCGACAG TTGTCGCCTGGCCATGCACGTAAACTGGGGTTGACGAGGAAAACGAGAGTGAGGAGG GACTTCAAGGAGGATGAAGACCCAGAGGAGAAGGCCAAAAGACACAAGGAGCTGGAG CTGAAGCCTCTGTATCAAGAGCTGCTGTACACCATCGCTCATAAGATGGGTCAACCGTCCTCAAGCGAGGTCTTCGCGGATCGCCAGCTCCACCAGTACATCCAGGAG ACCTTCACCATGACGGAGTCAGAGCACAGCGGCCTGACGGAGAGAGTGCAGAGCACCGAG CCTCCAGTGTACTGCCTCATGGCCACCgtgaaggaagccaaggagATCCTGGGAAAAGACATCAGTG GTTTTAGTGACCCTTACTGCCTGCTGACCATCatggaggatgagaaggagagtCAAACCCGCCGCTCCAGAGCCAAACCCTCTAAATCTATTGTGAAGGAGGCCGTGTCCAATGACAAGATCTTCCAGTCGGACATAAAGAAGAAGACTCTGAACCCCGTCTGGAACCAAACCTTCGTACT AGAGTTCGAAGACATCGCCGGGGCCAGTTTCCATCTTGAGATGTG GGATAAAGACGAAGAGGTTTCACTCACTCAGAAACTGGAGGAGTTCAAATCAAACTTTAGTAGTTTGAAAAG GATGATCAAGGAGGCCAAAAAGGAGAAAGGCACAGATGACTTTTTGGGAAAGGTGGTCATTAAACTCAAG GATCTCCACTGCACCGAAGACAACTGGTACAATCTGGAGCCCAGAACGGAGACGTACCCCGACCGCGGCCAGTGCCACCTGAAGCTCAAGTTCATCCACAAAGCG AGAGACATGACGCTGAGCGCCGGTCGCAGTGCTTACATCAACTACTGTGGGATTCTGCAGCAGTTCGTCCAGGCGTACATCTCCAAGCAACAG AGCGCCGCTCCGTGGAAAGGGGCGCTGTGTGGCGAGGCTCAGACGCTGCTGGAGCTCTACGCCACGCAGAATGACCTCTCACCTTTCCTCCAGGACCTGGC GAAGTGGGTGGCGTTCAGTAAGCTGTACCAGAGCCTGGAAGTGGACTCGTCGGTGCTGTTCCAGCAGCTGACCAGCGTGGAGTACCACTggcaccagcagcagctgccACACCAGCAG AAACAGGAACTGGGCGACTCGCTCCACGGCTTCCTGCAGTACGGCCTGTGTCTGGTGGCCAAGTACAGAGACGTCTTCCCCCCGACCGCCAGCGCCACGCCCAAACTGCACACGCTGCTCAG GATCCTGGTCCAGATCTGCAAGACTCAGGCGTTTCAGAAACTGAACCCGGCTCAGTTTGAGTTACACGACGAGGTCAGCGACGCCATACAG ACAGGAACTCAGGACTGGTTCAGCATCAAGAAGGGTTTGCACCAGCCGATGACCAAG GACCCGTCAGAGATGGTGAGCGCCCTCTCCAGGTTGATTGGGGAGGTGCAGGAAGACATCAAACACAACAAGGTGGCCTGGAATCGAGTGTTCGTCAG CGCCGTGCAGGTGGACGTGTTCACCGTCGTGTACCAGCAGTTGGACTCTCTG ATCGCAAAAGAAGTGAGGGAGAACTTGTCCCGCATCGAGGGCCGGATGGAGCAGGCTCTGGCCAACAGCCTGTTCCCCGTGTACCTGAGCCTGCAGAGCATCCACAAAGACAAGGCCTTCCTCCAGAAGAG GGGGTCTCTTGAGTTGACCAACTTCCAGGAGGGCTTCAGGGAGGCTCTCCCCTACTGGCTGAACCAGGCGTTCAGCACCACTCAGGACCGGGTGGAGAGGGCTGTGCAGGTGGACCAG CTCCAGCCCCTGCAGTCCGGCGCCGTGCCCATAAAGCACAGCTCCTCGGCGGTGGACCTGGTGGCGTGCGTCCAGCCCATCTGCGAGCTGTGGGAGCAGCTGTGCTGGCCGGACCCCGAAGAGGCCTTCATGCTCATGGTCAAAATCACCGAG GATGTGTGCAAGATTGTGGTGAACTACTGTCACACCCTGAAGGAGAGGGTCCGGGTGCTGTCCCAGAACTCCGACCACGGCCGGGCCATCAACATG TTGTGCGTGGTGGTGAACGACCTGGAGCACCTGCGGTTGATGCTGACCCGGCTTCCCGCGCAGCTGAACTGGGCGGGGCTCCGGCATCGGACCCAGACCGTGATCGGGGAGAGCCAGTTCCACAACACGCTGCCCTCGCAGCTGCAGCAGGTCCAGGGCGTCCTCGGGCGGGAGATCCGCTCCGCTCTGGACACGCTCGGGAAGAAG ttgAACACAGACATCGAGACCCATGTCCGGAACATGTCCACCAGGCGCAGGATTCCCTCCAAGTCCAGCGAGGAC gcCGCAGACCCTCTGATGCGCTACCTGGAGCAGGAGCTGCAGTACATGAACGAGAACCTGGTCCAAGAGAACTTCAACAG tctcctgactcctctgtgGAATAACTCCGTGAAGATCCTCCACCAGGTGGCTACTCAGCATCCGCAGCAGGAAGGCCTGATGGTGTTCTGCCAGAGGCTTCTGTACACGCTGCAG tgcctGGAGCAGTGCTTCCTCGCCGAGGGAAACGGGCTCCCGTCCAACACGCTCCACTCCGATGAGTACAAG GCTCTCAAAGCCTACCTAACTCACAACTCTCTGAGCAGCTGGCAGCTCGTGGAGAAGTTCCTCGAGAGGAAAATATGGGAGCAG AACGTGAACAGCTCGGAGAGGTACGGCGCCGTCACCCTGTTGGCGTCCTACAGCAGGTCAGACCAAAGGCTCAGAGTTGAGGTGTTGAACGCCGTCAACCTGTTACCGATGGACTTCAACG GTCTCAGCGACCCCTTCGTGCAGCTGTGTCTGGAGCCCCAGCACACCTTCCCCGAGCTGGAGCCTCGCTGCACGCGCATCTGGAGCCGCGATCTCAACCCGCTGTTTGAGGAGGCCTTCGAATT CCTGGTGTCCCTGGGTCAGTGCCAGGCTCCGGGCGCTTGCCTTGTGCTGACGGTCATGGACCACGACATCTTGATGACGGATGACTTTGAAGGCGAGGCCTTCCTGGCCCTCAAGGCCATACCAGGAGTCGCCGGGGAACTCAAGGGAGACGGACTCAGCTCACAGCCGGAGGCCGTCCCTGCTCAGATCCGACTGCCTCTCATGCATCCTAAACCTAATG AAGACACCATTCTGACCTTACTGGAGTCCAGGAAAGGAGAGCGAGGCGCTCAGGCCTacgtgaagaagaggagacagagggagaaacagTCCAAGGAGGGGAGTCAACCCTAA
- the unc13d gene encoding protein unc-13 homolog D isoform X2: MSSQSEPTGPPDNLLQTPHQLSPGHARKLGLTRKTRVRRDFKEDEDPEEKAKRHKELELKPLYQELLYTIAHKMGQPSSSEVFADRQLHQYIQETFTMTESEHSGLTERVQSTEPPVYCLMATVKEAKEILGKDISGFSDPYCLLTIMEDEKESQTRRSRAKPSKSIVKEAVSNDKIFQSDIKKKTLNPVWNQTFVLEFEDIAGASFHLEMWDKDEEVSLTQKLEEFKSNFSSLKRMIKEAKKEKGTDDFLGKVVIKLKDLHCTEDNWYNLEPRTETYPDRGQCHLKLKFIHKARDMTLSAGRSAYINYCGILQQFVQAYISKQQSAAPWKGALCGEAQTLLELYATQNDLSPFLQDLAKWVAFSKLYQSLEVDSSVLFQQLTSVEYHWHQQQLPHQQKQELGDSLHGFLQYGLCLVAKYRDVFPPTASATPKLHTLLRILVQICKTQAFQKLNPAQFELHDEVSDAIQTGTQDWFSIKKGLHQPMTKDPSEMVSALSRLIGEVQEDIKHNKVAWNRVFVSAVQVDVFTVVYQQLDSLIAKEVRENLSRIEGRMEQALANSLFPVYLSLQSIHKDKAFLQKRGSLELTNFQEGFREALPYWLNQAFSTTQDRVERAVQVDQLQPLQSGAVPIKHSSSAVDLVACVQPICELWEQLCWPDPEEAFMLMVKITEDVCKIVVNYCHTLKERVRVLSQNSDHGRAINMLCVVVNDLEHLRLMLTRLPAQLNWAGLRHRTQTVIGESQFHNTLPSQLQQVQGVLGREIRSALDTLGKKLNTDIETHVRNMSTRRRIPSKSSEDAADPLMRYLEQELQYMNENLVQENFNSLLTPLWNNSVKILHQVATQHPQQEGLMVFCQRLLYTLQCLEQCFLAEGNGLPSNTLHSDEYKALKAYLTHNSLSSWQLVEKFLERKIWEQNVNSSERYGAVTLLASYSRSDQRLRVEVLNAVNLLPMDFNGLSDPFVQLCLEPQHTFPELEPRCTRIWSRDLNPLFEEAFEFLVSLGQCQAPGACLVLTVMDHDILMTDDFEGEAFLALKAIPGVAGELKGDGLSSQPEAVPAQIRLPLMHPKPNEDTILTLLESRKGERGAQAYVKKRRQREKQSKEGSQP, encoded by the exons ATGTCGAGTCAAAGCGAGCCCACCGGCCCGCCAGACAATCTACTGCAAACACCACACCAG TTGTCGCCTGGCCATGCACGTAAACTGGGGTTGACGAGGAAAACGAGAGTGAGGAGG GACTTCAAGGAGGATGAAGACCCAGAGGAGAAGGCCAAAAGACACAAGGAGCTGGAG CTGAAGCCTCTGTATCAAGAGCTGCTGTACACCATCGCTCATAAGATGGGTCAACCGTCCTCAAGCGAGGTCTTCGCGGATCGCCAGCTCCACCAGTACATCCAGGAG ACCTTCACCATGACGGAGTCAGAGCACAGCGGCCTGACGGAGAGAGTGCAGAGCACCGAG CCTCCAGTGTACTGCCTCATGGCCACCgtgaaggaagccaaggagATCCTGGGAAAAGACATCAGTG GTTTTAGTGACCCTTACTGCCTGCTGACCATCatggaggatgagaaggagagtCAAACCCGCCGCTCCAGAGCCAAACCCTCTAAATCTATTGTGAAGGAGGCCGTGTCCAATGACAAGATCTTCCAGTCGGACATAAAGAAGAAGACTCTGAACCCCGTCTGGAACCAAACCTTCGTACT AGAGTTCGAAGACATCGCCGGGGCCAGTTTCCATCTTGAGATGTG GGATAAAGACGAAGAGGTTTCACTCACTCAGAAACTGGAGGAGTTCAAATCAAACTTTAGTAGTTTGAAAAG GATGATCAAGGAGGCCAAAAAGGAGAAAGGCACAGATGACTTTTTGGGAAAGGTGGTCATTAAACTCAAG GATCTCCACTGCACCGAAGACAACTGGTACAATCTGGAGCCCAGAACGGAGACGTACCCCGACCGCGGCCAGTGCCACCTGAAGCTCAAGTTCATCCACAAAGCG AGAGACATGACGCTGAGCGCCGGTCGCAGTGCTTACATCAACTACTGTGGGATTCTGCAGCAGTTCGTCCAGGCGTACATCTCCAAGCAACAG AGCGCCGCTCCGTGGAAAGGGGCGCTGTGTGGCGAGGCTCAGACGCTGCTGGAGCTCTACGCCACGCAGAATGACCTCTCACCTTTCCTCCAGGACCTGGC GAAGTGGGTGGCGTTCAGTAAGCTGTACCAGAGCCTGGAAGTGGACTCGTCGGTGCTGTTCCAGCAGCTGACCAGCGTGGAGTACCACTggcaccagcagcagctgccACACCAGCAG AAACAGGAACTGGGCGACTCGCTCCACGGCTTCCTGCAGTACGGCCTGTGTCTGGTGGCCAAGTACAGAGACGTCTTCCCCCCGACCGCCAGCGCCACGCCCAAACTGCACACGCTGCTCAG GATCCTGGTCCAGATCTGCAAGACTCAGGCGTTTCAGAAACTGAACCCGGCTCAGTTTGAGTTACACGACGAGGTCAGCGACGCCATACAG ACAGGAACTCAGGACTGGTTCAGCATCAAGAAGGGTTTGCACCAGCCGATGACCAAG GACCCGTCAGAGATGGTGAGCGCCCTCTCCAGGTTGATTGGGGAGGTGCAGGAAGACATCAAACACAACAAGGTGGCCTGGAATCGAGTGTTCGTCAG CGCCGTGCAGGTGGACGTGTTCACCGTCGTGTACCAGCAGTTGGACTCTCTG ATCGCAAAAGAAGTGAGGGAGAACTTGTCCCGCATCGAGGGCCGGATGGAGCAGGCTCTGGCCAACAGCCTGTTCCCCGTGTACCTGAGCCTGCAGAGCATCCACAAAGACAAGGCCTTCCTCCAGAAGAG GGGGTCTCTTGAGTTGACCAACTTCCAGGAGGGCTTCAGGGAGGCTCTCCCCTACTGGCTGAACCAGGCGTTCAGCACCACTCAGGACCGGGTGGAGAGGGCTGTGCAGGTGGACCAG CTCCAGCCCCTGCAGTCCGGCGCCGTGCCCATAAAGCACAGCTCCTCGGCGGTGGACCTGGTGGCGTGCGTCCAGCCCATCTGCGAGCTGTGGGAGCAGCTGTGCTGGCCGGACCCCGAAGAGGCCTTCATGCTCATGGTCAAAATCACCGAG GATGTGTGCAAGATTGTGGTGAACTACTGTCACACCCTGAAGGAGAGGGTCCGGGTGCTGTCCCAGAACTCCGACCACGGCCGGGCCATCAACATG TTGTGCGTGGTGGTGAACGACCTGGAGCACCTGCGGTTGATGCTGACCCGGCTTCCCGCGCAGCTGAACTGGGCGGGGCTCCGGCATCGGACCCAGACCGTGATCGGGGAGAGCCAGTTCCACAACACGCTGCCCTCGCAGCTGCAGCAGGTCCAGGGCGTCCTCGGGCGGGAGATCCGCTCCGCTCTGGACACGCTCGGGAAGAAG ttgAACACAGACATCGAGACCCATGTCCGGAACATGTCCACCAGGCGCAGGATTCCCTCCAAGTCCAGCGAGGAC gcCGCAGACCCTCTGATGCGCTACCTGGAGCAGGAGCTGCAGTACATGAACGAGAACCTGGTCCAAGAGAACTTCAACAG tctcctgactcctctgtgGAATAACTCCGTGAAGATCCTCCACCAGGTGGCTACTCAGCATCCGCAGCAGGAAGGCCTGATGGTGTTCTGCCAGAGGCTTCTGTACACGCTGCAG tgcctGGAGCAGTGCTTCCTCGCCGAGGGAAACGGGCTCCCGTCCAACACGCTCCACTCCGATGAGTACAAG GCTCTCAAAGCCTACCTAACTCACAACTCTCTGAGCAGCTGGCAGCTCGTGGAGAAGTTCCTCGAGAGGAAAATATGGGAGCAG AACGTGAACAGCTCGGAGAGGTACGGCGCCGTCACCCTGTTGGCGTCCTACAGCAGGTCAGACCAAAGGCTCAGAGTTGAGGTGTTGAACGCCGTCAACCTGTTACCGATGGACTTCAACG GTCTCAGCGACCCCTTCGTGCAGCTGTGTCTGGAGCCCCAGCACACCTTCCCCGAGCTGGAGCCTCGCTGCACGCGCATCTGGAGCCGCGATCTCAACCCGCTGTTTGAGGAGGCCTTCGAATT CCTGGTGTCCCTGGGTCAGTGCCAGGCTCCGGGCGCTTGCCTTGTGCTGACGGTCATGGACCACGACATCTTGATGACGGATGACTTTGAAGGCGAGGCCTTCCTGGCCCTCAAGGCCATACCAGGAGTCGCCGGGGAACTCAAGGGAGACGGACTCAGCTCACAGCCGGAGGCCGTCCCTGCTCAGATCCGACTGCCTCTCATGCATCCTAAACCTAATG AAGACACCATTCTGACCTTACTGGAGTCCAGGAAAGGAGAGCGAGGCGCTCAGGCCTacgtgaagaagaggagacagagggagaaacagTCCAAGGAGGGGAGTCAACCCTAA